A region of the Gammaproteobacteria bacterium genome:
CGCGCCGGATTTTACCCTCACCCCAACCCTCTCCCAGAGGGAGAGGGAGAAGAGGGCGCCCTTTCTTCGCTTCCCTCTCCCTTTGGGAGAGGGACCGAGGGTGAGGGCCGAAGACAGCGCATCCCTGGGCGCAACCGCGCATTCGTCTCAGTGGAATCACGCGCTTTGTTACCCCCTTCGTGCAATATCCGGGCTAAGGCCGCGCGCCGCGCCGCCGCCGCGCCTCCTTGGGATCCATGCATAAGGGCCGGTAGATCTCCACCCGGTCGTCAGGGGACAGGAGGTAACTCAAGGGACGCCGCTTGCCGAAAACTCCCACTGCGTTGGCCGCCAGGTCAATCTCGGGACAAAGCGAGAGCAGGCCGGAGCGGCGTATGGCCTCTTCCAGGGTCGTCCCGGGATGCGCCTGCACGGGGACCGCGTAGGCCCGGTTCGCCGCCGCGTAGGCCACCGTGACGGAGAATTTGCGCCCGGCGCGGATCACGGAGGCGCCGCGGACGAATCGCGGGAACAACGATAGAGTTCATGGGCGCGGGCCACGAAGGCGTCCGCCATCGAGGCCGCGCTCCGTTGCAGCAGCGGCCCCAGGGACAACTGCAACAGGCGGCCGCGGAGCGCGAAATCCAACTCCAGGGATACCCGGCACGATCCCGGCGCGTCGGCATCGTCAAAGCGCCAGGCGCCCTCCAGACAGCGAAACGGGCCGCTCACCAATTGCATTCGGATGCCGCGGCCGGGCACCAGAGTATTGCGGGTGGTCAAGGCCAGGCGCATGCGGGCAAGCGACAGGGTCAAGGCGGCGACGATCTGCCCGCCGTCCCGTTGCAGCACTTCGGCGCGGGAACACCACGGCAGGAACCGGGGATACGACTCGACATCGTTGACCAGATCGTACATCCGCGCTGCCGGATAAGGGACCCGGACTTGCCGACGAACGCGATACAACCCCGAAACTACCCTCCCAGGTCCAAAATGCCGCTGGCATGGAGAAAGATCGCCAGGAACCCCACCGGCGCCAGAAAACGGATCGCCAGCCGCCAGGAACGGTAGGCAAGGCCGTCGGGCAAGCCCAACTCCTCCCGGCTGGAGCGCCTGGAGATCCGCCAACCCGCAAACAGGGCGATCAACAAGGCGCCCAGGGGCAGCATGATATTGGTCGTCAAATAATCCAGCCAGTCGAAAAAGGTCTTGCCCAGCAACTGGTATTGCTGCCAAAGATTGAAGGACAGCAAGGCGCCCACGCCCAGCAGCCAGGCCGTCCCGCCCGCCGTTACCGCCGCCCGGAAGCGGCTCCAGCCCCGGCTCTCGATCAGCCAGGCGACCGCCGGCTCCAGGATCGAGATCGCGGAAGTCCAGGCGGCGAACGACAACAACAGGAAGAACAAGACGCTGAACAGCGCTCCCCAGGGCATCTGGCCGAATGCAATGGGCAGCACCTTGAAGATCAGGCCCACGCCCTGGGCGGGTTCCAGGCCGTAACTGAACACCAGGGGGAATATCATCAGGCCGGCAAGCACCGCCACCAATGTATCCAGGGCGGCCACGCAGCCGGCCATGCGGACGATGGAGCCCTTCTCCGGCAGGTAGGCGCCATATGCGATCAGCGCCCCCATGCCCACGCTCAGGCTGAAAAAGGCCTGCCCCATGGCCACCAGAAAGACGCCGGGATTCTCCAGCAGGTAGGGGAAATCCGGGCGGAACAGGTATTCCACGCTACGGCCGAAACCCGGCGTCTGCAACCCGTAGCCTACCATCAGCAGCAACAGGCCGAACAGCGCCGGCATCAGCAGCTTGACGCTGCGCTCCAGCCCTTCCTGCACGCCCAGCGCCTGCACGGTAACGGTCATGCCCATAAAAACGGTATGCAG
Encoded here:
- a CDS encoding RnfH family protein; translated protein: MIRAGRKFSVTVAYAAANRAYAVPVQAHPGTTLEEAIRRSGLLSLCPEIDLAANAVGVFGKRRPLSYLLSPDDRVEIYRPLCMDPKEARRRRGARP
- a CDS encoding type II toxin-antitoxin system RatA family toxin, whose protein sequence is MYRVRRQVRVPYPAARMYDLVNDVESYPRFLPWCSRAEVLQRDGGQIVAALTLSLARMRLALTTRNTLVPGRGIRMQLVSGPFRCLEGAWRFDDADAPGSCRVSLELDFALRGRLLQLSLGPLLQRSAASMADAFVARAHELYRCSRDSSAAPP
- a CDS encoding sodium-dependent transporter translates to MAKMGVHGQWSSSWAFILAAAGSAVGIGNVWRFSYVAGENGGGAFVLAYIVCVLLLGLPIMIAEIMIGRRARQNPIGAIRLIAMEEGRSRHWSIIGWLGVATGVSILSYYSVVAGWVLHYVFLSVSGWGAQSQDGVGELFGDLLGSPGLLLLLHTVFMGMTVTVQALGVQEGLERSVKLLMPALFGLLLLMVGYGLQTPGFGRSVEYLFRPDFPYLLENPGVFLVAMGQAFFSLSVGMGALIAYGAYLPEKGSIVRMAGCVAALDTLVAVLAGLMIFPLVFSYGLEPAQGVGLIFKVLPIAFGQMPWGALFSVLFFLLLSFAAWTSAISILEPAVAWLIESRGWSRFRAAVTAGGTAWLLGVGALLSFNLWQQYQLLGKTFFDWLDYLTTNIMLPLGALLIALFAGWRISRRSSREELGLPDGLAYRSWRLAIRFLAPVGFLAIFLHASGILDLGG